From the genome of Deinococcus sp. AJ005, one region includes:
- the leuS gene encoding leucine--tRNA ligase, translating to MTQTDEQSINIHEPRAERYNPHAIEQKWQDQWAEDGLYRFDENGPGEKFYALTMFPYPSGNLHIGHWYANVAPDARARWMRMRGYNVLFPMGFDAFGLPAENAAIKNNVDPAAWTYGNIKSMTAQFQRMGTMIDWSRQFATSDPEYYRWNQWFFTEFFKRGLAYKKGGLVNWCPKDQTVLANEQVVGGACERCGTPVERRNLNQWYLRITDYADELLDFTGTDMPERVRAMQTNWIGKSVGAEIVFDTPAGPETVFTTRPDTIMGATFLVLAPEHAKVAELTTDEQRATVEAYIAAAGRKTDVERQQDVGEKTGVFTGSFATHPIGGHQVPIWVADYVLVTYGTGSIMAVPAHDERDFAFARKFGLDITEVIRAEGAEPMGADAEASYSGPGVIVNSGEFDGLPGGKVSIDAVIEKLEAQGVAKAKTTYRLRDWLLARQRYWGTPVPIVYCPEHGAQPVPEDQLPVKLPEFKGFTASGQSPLKLDREWVQTTCPICNGPAERDTDTMDTFVDSSWYMYRFLSPHDDKHPFDPAKANLLPVDLYTGGIEHAILHLLYSRFWTKVMRDMGLTTQNEPFAWLRNQGIILGEDGEKMSKSRGNVVDPDDLVREYGVDTVRTYLLFIAPWEVGGPWDPQGINGPSKWLGRVWTLFFGERTAGPDEAVTVVDLRYGIHSTLKKVTGDFDRLSFNTIVAALMELTNILVRARRSPAYATPEWDEALNIFNLMLAPVVPHIAEEIWHERGLEGSVHVQSWPATDEAAAVRDTVTIGVQVGGKVRGQVSISKTATQDEALAAARAEPDVARFLEGKAVVKEIYVPGRIINIVVK from the coding sequence ATGACCCAGACCGACGAACAATCCATCAATATTCATGAACCCCGTGCCGAACGTTACAACCCGCACGCCATCGAGCAAAAATGGCAGGACCAGTGGGCCGAGGACGGCCTGTACCGCTTCGACGAGAACGGACCCGGCGAGAAGTTCTATGCCCTGACCATGTTCCCGTACCCCAGCGGCAATCTGCACATCGGCCACTGGTACGCCAACGTCGCCCCCGACGCCCGCGCCCGCTGGATGCGGATGCGCGGCTACAACGTGCTGTTTCCGATGGGCTTTGACGCCTTCGGCCTGCCTGCCGAGAATGCGGCGATCAAGAACAACGTAGACCCGGCGGCGTGGACCTACGGCAACATCAAGTCCATGACCGCGCAGTTTCAGCGCATGGGGACCATGATCGACTGGAGCCGCCAGTTTGCCACCTCTGACCCCGAGTATTACCGCTGGAACCAGTGGTTTTTCACCGAGTTCTTCAAGCGCGGGCTGGCCTACAAGAAGGGCGGTCTGGTCAACTGGTGCCCCAAGGACCAGACCGTGCTGGCCAACGAACAGGTGGTGGGCGGCGCGTGCGAGCGCTGCGGAACCCCCGTGGAACGTCGAAATCTGAACCAGTGGTATCTGAGAATCACTGACTATGCTGACGAACTGCTGGATTTCACAGGTACCGATATGCCCGAGCGCGTGCGGGCCATGCAGACCAACTGGATCGGTAAATCGGTGGGCGCGGAGATCGTGTTCGACACCCCCGCCGGGCCGGAAACGGTGTTTACCACTCGCCCCGACACCATCATGGGCGCAACCTTCCTGGTGCTGGCCCCCGAACATGCCAAGGTGGCTGAACTGACCACCGACGAGCAGCGGGCTACCGTTGAGGCGTACATCGCGGCGGCGGGCCGCAAGACTGACGTGGAACGCCAGCAGGACGTGGGCGAGAAAACGGGCGTGTTCACAGGCAGCTTTGCCACCCATCCCATCGGCGGGCATCAGGTGCCGATCTGGGTGGCGGATTACGTGCTGGTTACCTACGGCACGGGGTCCATCATGGCCGTCCCGGCCCACGACGAGCGCGACTTCGCCTTCGCCCGCAAATTTGGCCTGGACATCACCGAGGTCATCCGCGCCGAAGGTGCTGAGCCGATGGGCGCGGACGCGGAGGCTTCCTACAGTGGCCCCGGCGTGATCGTCAACAGCGGCGAATTTGACGGACTGCCCGGCGGCAAGGTCAGCATTGACGCGGTGATCGAGAAGTTGGAGGCGCAGGGCGTGGCGAAGGCCAAAACCACCTACCGCCTGCGCGACTGGCTGCTGGCCCGGCAGCGTTACTGGGGGACCCCCGTGCCCATCGTCTACTGCCCCGAACACGGCGCACAGCCCGTGCCCGAAGACCAGTTACCGGTCAAGCTGCCTGAATTCAAGGGCTTCACGGCGTCCGGCCAGAGTCCATTAAAGCTAGACCGCGAGTGGGTGCAGACCACCTGTCCCATTTGTAACGGCCCCGCCGAGCGCGACACCGACACGATGGATACCTTCGTGGACAGCAGTTGGTACATGTACCGCTTCCTGTCGCCCCATGATGACAAACATCCTTTTGACCCGGCCAAGGCGAACCTGCTGCCCGTGGACCTGTACACCGGGGGCATCGAACACGCGATTTTGCACCTGCTGTACAGCCGGTTCTGGACCAAGGTGATGCGTGACATGGGCCTGACCACCCAGAACGAGCCGTTCGCCTGGCTGCGAAATCAGGGCATCATTCTGGGCGAGGACGGCGAGAAGATGAGCAAGTCGCGCGGCAACGTCGTCGATCCCGACGATCTGGTGCGCGAGTACGGCGTGGACACGGTGCGGACCTACCTGCTGTTCATCGCGCCGTGGGAGGTGGGCGGCCCCTGGGACCCGCAGGGCATCAACGGCCCGTCCAAGTGGCTGGGCCGCGTGTGGACGCTGTTCTTTGGCGAGCGCACGGCGGGGCCAGACGAGGCCGTGACGGTGGTCGATCTGCGCTACGGCATTCACAGCACCCTGAAGAAGGTCACGGGCGACTTTGACCGCCTGAGCTTCAACACCATCGTCGCCGCGTTGATGGAGTTGACCAATATTCTGGTGCGTGCCCGCCGCTCGCCCGCCTACGCGACCCCGGAATGGGATGAGGCGCTGAACATCTTCAATCTGATGCTGGCCCCGGTGGTTCCGCATATTGCCGAGGAAATCTGGCACGAGCGCGGTCTGGAAGGCAGCGTGCATGTCCAGTCCTGGCCTGCTACCGACGAGGCTGCTGCCGTGCGCGACACCGTAACAATCGGCGTGCAGGTGGGCGGCAAGGTGCGCGGTCAGGTCAGCATTTCCAAGACCGCCACCCAGGACGAGGCTCTGGCCGCCGCCCGTGCCGAGCCGGATGTGGCCCGCTTTCTGGAGGGCAAGGCGGTGGTCAAGGAGATTTACGTGCCGGGGCGGATCATCAATATTGTGGTGAAGTAG
- a CDS encoding serine hydrolase, whose translation MNKAMLSLTTIALIASASAQAQGITQTEAITRLLSTPEIRAEWFAPDFLTQVPFETIAAQFKGITGMYGKFVRLDTLQDRPLAVYERGTLVITAAALDDQGRLTTFGAVPGPASAAADQTATQAAQEKAAALIEEVFKSDPVDTALFSPEFLAQVSAEGLTAQFASLRAQNGAFQSIEPPGNGWRLTFEKGQVDVTAITVDAQGLITGLQLQPVVTYKTLEEARVAFAALPGSVTLLVQEAGKPQPLVDLNSRTLLAIGSAFKLAILGELQAQITRGEKKWTDEVTLTDADRSLPSGTLQDAPAGSKYTLRDLAARMISQSDNTATDLLLKALGREGVETRLGQTAMPSTREFFALKNPANLELLRAYRSAGLDRATRREVLKKADTAPLPNAGLFAQGKTTAQDVEWFASNQRLCHLMADVAALPETQLNPGVATPGDFGSVSFKGGSEIGVINLTTQVTTKAGKTLCISATWNRPEPLNEQQFVAMYAGVLKLLR comes from the coding sequence ATGAACAAAGCCATGCTGTCGCTGACCACCATTGCCCTGATTGCCTCGGCTTCGGCACAGGCGCAGGGCATCACACAGACCGAGGCCATTACGCGGTTACTATCTACACCGGAGATCAGAGCGGAGTGGTTTGCGCCGGACTTTCTGACGCAGGTGCCTTTTGAAACCATCGCCGCACAGTTCAAGGGAATCACGGGGATGTACGGGAAATTTGTCCGGCTGGACACCTTGCAGGATCGCCCGCTGGCCGTCTATGAGCGCGGCACACTGGTCATCACGGCGGCGGCACTGGACGATCAGGGACGGCTGACCACCTTCGGCGCGGTGCCTGGCCCGGCCTCGGCGGCGGCAGACCAGACGGCCACGCAGGCCGCACAGGAGAAGGCGGCGGCGCTGATCGAGGAAGTGTTCAAGTCTGATCCCGTCGATACAGCGCTGTTTAGCCCGGAGTTTCTGGCCCAGGTCAGCGCCGAGGGACTGACCGCGCAGTTCGCCAGTCTCCGTGCTCAGAACGGTGCTTTCCAGAGCATTGAACCACCGGGCAACGGCTGGCGACTGACCTTTGAGAAAGGGCAAGTGGATGTGACGGCCATTACCGTGGACGCCCAGGGCCTGATCACTGGTTTGCAACTGCAACCCGTCGTCACCTATAAGACTCTGGAAGAGGCCCGTGTTGCCTTCGCCGCCCTGCCCGGTAGCGTCACCCTGCTGGTCCAGGAGGCGGGCAAGCCGCAGCCGCTGGTGGACCTGAACAGCCGCACATTGCTGGCGATTGGCTCGGCCTTCAAGCTGGCGATTCTGGGTGAGTTGCAGGCACAGATTACGCGCGGTGAGAAAAAATGGACCGATGAGGTCACGCTGACCGACGCCGACAGGAGCCTGCCCAGCGGCACCCTGCAAGATGCGCCTGCCGGAAGCAAATACACCCTGCGCGATCTGGCTGCCCGCATGATTTCCCAGAGCGATAACACCGCCACGGACCTGCTGCTGAAGGCCTTAGGGCGCGAAGGGGTAGAAACGCGGCTGGGGCAGACCGCCATGCCCAGCACCCGCGAGTTCTTCGCCCTCAAGAATCCGGCCAATCTTGAACTGCTGCGCGCCTACCGTTCGGCGGGGCTGGACAGGGCCACGCGGCGGGAAGTGCTTAAAAAAGCCGACACCGCGCCGCTGCCCAATGCGGGCCTTTTCGCGCAGGGCAAAACCACCGCGCAGGACGTGGAATGGTTCGCCAGCAACCAGCGTCTATGCCACCTGATGGCCGATGTGGCCGCACTGCCTGAAACCCAGTTGAACCCCGGTGTCGCCACCCCCGGCGATTTTGGAAGTGTGAGCTTTAAGGGGGGGTCTGAGATCGGCGTGATCAACCTGACCACCCAGGTCACCACGAAGGCGGGCAAAACACTGTGTATCAGCGCCACCTGGAACCGCCCCGAACCGCTAAACGAGCAACAATTCGTCGCCATGTACGCGGGCGTGCTGAAGCTACTGCGGTGA